From one Sphingomonas sp. BT-65 genomic stretch:
- a CDS encoding class I adenylate-forming enzyme family protein — protein sequence MPTAAEILLHPFATLPELIAAHARERGAKTAIVYGDAHLTYAQLDARMDAIAAAIQHDGGGKGQAIAIIGAASFDYALVFLAAVRAGCAPAPIAPSSTGDQMAAMIADCGAPLVFLDADAAATLGDRPVAAKRIPLDGLPTDAAKPQPVEIGPDDPFNIIYSSGTTGTPKGIVQPHAMRWAHIARNAAAGFGDAVTMIATPLYSNTTLVSFIPTLGWGGTAVLLGKFDARGFLEAAAKHRATHAMLVPVQYQRIMAVADFDSYDLSAFRLKTCTSAPFPPALKADVLARWPGLLVEYYGMTEGGGTSVLICNMFPHKLHTVGVPVEGHDIRLIDEEGREVAQGEMGEVVGRSPAMMSGYHGRKQASADAEWFDAEGNRFIRHGDVGRFDEDGFLILMDRKKDLIISGGFNIYPSDLETELAKHPGVRDCAVVGVPSEQWGETPVGFYVPSDATVAEDILGAVNAVLGKTQRLSALVAVEELPRSAIGKVLKRELRDRYAETAPA from the coding sequence ATGCCCACCGCCGCCGAAATCCTGCTCCACCCCTTCGCCACCCTGCCCGAGCTGATCGCCGCGCATGCGCGCGAGCGCGGCGCCAAGACCGCGATCGTGTATGGCGACGCGCACCTGACCTATGCCCAGCTCGACGCGCGGATGGACGCCATCGCCGCAGCGATCCAGCACGACGGCGGCGGCAAAGGGCAGGCGATCGCGATCATCGGCGCGGCCTCGTTCGACTATGCCCTGGTGTTCCTCGCCGCGGTCCGTGCGGGCTGCGCGCCGGCGCCGATCGCCCCCTCCTCGACCGGCGACCAGATGGCGGCGATGATCGCCGATTGCGGCGCGCCGCTGGTGTTCCTCGATGCCGATGCCGCTGCGACGCTCGGAGACCGGCCGGTGGCGGCGAAGCGGATCCCGCTCGACGGCCTCCCGACGGACGCTGCGAAACCACAACCAGTCGAGATCGGCCCGGACGATCCGTTCAACATTATCTACTCCTCGGGCACCACCGGCACGCCCAAGGGCATCGTCCAGCCGCATGCGATGCGCTGGGCGCATATCGCGCGCAACGCCGCGGCGGGCTTCGGCGACGCGGTGACGATGATCGCGACCCCGCTCTATTCGAACACCACGCTGGTGAGCTTCATCCCGACGCTGGGCTGGGGCGGTACGGCAGTGCTGCTCGGCAAGTTCGACGCGCGCGGGTTCCTCGAGGCGGCGGCGAAGCATCGCGCGACGCACGCGATGCTGGTGCCGGTGCAGTATCAGCGGATCATGGCGGTCGCGGATTTCGACAGCTACGACCTCTCCGCCTTCCGCCTCAAGACCTGCACCAGCGCGCCCTTCCCGCCCGCGCTCAAGGCCGATGTGCTGGCGCGCTGGCCCGGCCTGCTCGTCGAATATTACGGGATGACCGAGGGCGGCGGCACCAGCGTGCTGATCTGCAACATGTTCCCGCACAAGCTCCACACGGTCGGGGTTCCAGTGGAGGGGCACGACATCCGCCTGATCGACGAGGAGGGGCGCGAGGTGGCGCAGGGCGAGATGGGCGAGGTGGTCGGCCGCAGCCCGGCGATGATGAGCGGCTATCACGGCCGCAAACAGGCCAGCGCCGACGCCGAATGGTTCGACGCCGAGGGCAACCGCTTCATCCGTCATGGCGATGTCGGGCGGTTCGACGAAGACGGCTTCCTGATCCTGATGGACCGCAAGAAGGACCTGATCATTTCGGGCGGGTTCAACATCTACCCGAGCGACCTCGAGACCGAGCTGGCCAAGCATCCTGGGGTGCGCGACTGCGCGGTGGTGGGCGTGCCGTCCGAGCAATGGGGCGAGACGCCGGTGGGGTTCTACGTCCCCTCTGACGCGACGGTGGCCGAGGACATCCTGGGCGCGGTCAACGCCGTGCTGGGCAAGACGCAACGGCTGTCTGCGCTGGTGGCGGTTGAGGAGCTGCCACGCAGCGCGATCGGCAAGGTGCTGAAGCGCGAGCTGCGCGATCGCTACGCGGAGACGGCGCCGGCATGA
- a CDS encoding thioesterase family protein gives MTSLPALLAQAQRTDTGFTTAIPSNWLQGRTAYGGLSAALALAAAKQIESELPPLRSAQVAFVGPLAGPVTVTATKLRRGRNAAFIQSDIVSEAGLGLRTTFVFMAALSSAIDHDTTTPARHAPPPADAQLYTGPPGFFTGNFNFYDIKDAAGPTEWLRWGRLIEREGLDPEVELMALGDALPPAAFKLFEKMTPLSSLSWIVNFVRPRPVTTDGWWLLHAETDVAREGYSSQAMRMWNADGTLVAEGKQGVAIFG, from the coding sequence ATGACTTCGCTCCCCGCGCTGCTGGCTCAGGCGCAGCGGACCGATACCGGCTTCACCACCGCGATCCCGTCCAACTGGCTGCAGGGGCGCACTGCCTATGGCGGGCTGTCGGCCGCGCTGGCGCTCGCCGCGGCCAAGCAGATCGAGTCCGAGCTGCCCCCGCTGCGCTCGGCGCAGGTCGCGTTCGTCGGGCCGCTCGCCGGACCGGTCACCGTCACCGCGACCAAGCTGCGCCGCGGGCGCAACGCCGCGTTCATCCAGTCGGACATCGTGTCGGAGGCAGGGTTGGGGCTGCGCACGACCTTCGTGTTCATGGCGGCGCTGTCCTCGGCGATCGATCACGACACGACCACACCCGCGCGCCATGCCCCGCCGCCTGCGGATGCGCAGCTCTATACGGGTCCGCCCGGATTCTTCACTGGCAACTTCAACTTCTACGACATCAAGGACGCGGCCGGGCCGACCGAGTGGCTGCGCTGGGGACGCTTGATCGAGCGCGAGGGGCTCGATCCCGAGGTCGAGCTGATGGCGCTGGGCGACGCGCTGCCCCCTGCTGCGTTCAAGCTGTTCGAGAAGATGACGCCGCTCTCCTCGCTCAGCTGGATCGTCAACTTCGTGCGCCCGCGGCCGGTCACGACCGACGGCTGGTGGCTGCTGCATGCCGAGACCGACGTCGCGCGCGAGGGCTATTCGAGCCAGGCGATGCGCATGTGGAATGCCGACGGCACGCTCGTCGCGGAGGGGAAACAGGGCGTCGCCATTTTCGGCTGA
- a CDS encoding EF-hand domain-containing protein encodes MKNLLTATAIGAMLVAGVAIAMQSETPMAPKQPLTKTQMLERADARFDRMDANKDGQLSAEERKAGAEAARSAMAERKGGEMADFMPGARRGGGMADRAMERADTNGDGMISKAENRTMVEARFARMDANGDGTISADERRMGRGMGKGKRARAQAAGETMGAMPGKMKAGRAMKSADGDGDGAISKAEFDAQSAERFTKLDANGDGKIDATEMQAQRGKKRGASGTTPPSPATPQDE; translated from the coding sequence ATGAAGAATCTTCTGACTGCCACGGCGATCGGCGCGATGCTGGTGGCCGGCGTCGCGATCGCGATGCAGAGCGAAACCCCGATGGCGCCCAAGCAGCCGCTCACCAAGACGCAGATGCTCGAGCGCGCCGATGCCCGCTTCGACCGGATGGACGCCAACAAGGACGGCCAGCTGAGCGCCGAGGAGCGCAAGGCCGGCGCCGAAGCCGCGCGCTCTGCGATGGCGGAGCGAAAAGGCGGCGAGATGGCGGACTTCATGCCCGGCGCCCGGCGTGGCGGCGGCATGGCCGATCGCGCCATGGAGCGTGCCGACACCAATGGCGACGGCATGATCAGCAAGGCCGAGAACCGCACCATGGTCGAGGCCCGCTTCGCGCGCATGGACGCCAATGGCGACGGCACGATCAGTGCCGATGAGCGCCGCATGGGCCGCGGCATGGGCAAGGGCAAGCGCGCCCGGGCGCAGGCCGCGGGCGAGACGATGGGCGCCATGCCCGGCAAGATGAAGGCCGGCCGCGCGATGAAGAGCGCCGATGGCGACGGCGACGGCGCGATCAGCAAGGCCGAGTTCGACGCCCAGTCGGCGGAGCGCTTCACCAAGCTCGACGCCAATGGCGACGGCAAGATCGACGCCACCGAGATGCAGGCGCAGCGCGGCAAGAAGCGCGGCGCCAGCGGGACCACTCCGCCCTCGCCTGCTACCCCCCAGGACGAGTGA
- a CDS encoding response regulator, with product MTAETPHLLLVDDERSIREPLAQYLTKQNFRVTQVGDAEAARARLSAYAIDLVVLDIMMPGEDGLSLCRHIRATSETPVILLTAKSEETDRIVGLEMGADDYVVKPFSPRELAARIKVVLRRMHAGGTRQHAPESGSYAFSGWVLKTGERALVDRDGVSVPLSTGEYNLLLALVMRPRAVLTRDQLLDLTQGREAAAFDRAIDNQVSRLRKKIEPDAKNPTLIKTVWGGGYTLASDVTKL from the coding sequence ATGACCGCAGAGACCCCGCACTTGCTGCTCGTCGACGACGAGCGCTCGATCCGTGAGCCGCTGGCGCAATATCTCACCAAGCAGAATTTCCGCGTCACCCAGGTCGGCGACGCCGAGGCGGCGCGCGCCCGGCTTTCGGCCTATGCGATCGACCTGGTGGTGCTCGACATCATGATGCCGGGTGAGGATGGCCTGAGCCTGTGCCGCCACATCCGCGCGACCAGCGAGACCCCGGTGATCCTGCTGACCGCCAAGAGCGAGGAGACCGACCGCATCGTCGGGCTCGAAATGGGCGCGGACGACTATGTCGTGAAGCCCTTTTCCCCGCGCGAACTCGCCGCGCGGATCAAGGTGGTGCTGCGCCGCATGCATGCCGGCGGCACCCGCCAGCATGCGCCGGAGAGCGGCAGCTACGCCTTTTCGGGCTGGGTACTGAAGACCGGCGAGCGTGCGCTGGTCGATCGCGACGGCGTCTCAGTGCCGCTCTCGACCGGCGAGTACAACCTCCTGCTCGCGCTGGTGATGCGTCCGCGCGCGGTGCTCACCCGCGACCAGCTGCTCGACCTGACGCAGGGGCGCGAGGCCGCGGCGTTCGATCGCGCGATCGACAACCAGGTCAGCCGCCTGCGCAAAAAGATCGAGCCCGACGCCAAGAACCCGACCCTCATCAAGACCGTTTGGGGCGGCGGCTACACGCTGGCGAGCGACGTCACCAAATTGTGA
- a CDS encoding HAMP domain-containing sensor histidine kinase, translating to MNRLVPRSLTGQIALLVAVALFVAQAINFALLLRERRAYRFSQVTAPAITRVVDAAERLRDGRFREPTGDGRERQKGRLRLQPANPIESGLEPRLDVEEGIRQAMRESNLPVGRVITGLRPISPTDPRFARMNALRAERMKRMGAELSVAVEIPGKGWLTMTTGWPRTERSLIWQLIAQTLILYAVVLIPVLWIGHRVARPLRKLAAAARDFKPSDPGEPVEERGPGDVRAVIAAYNTLSRRVTAMLDEKDQMLGAIGHDLRTPLAALRVRIESVEDDEDRERMADTIDEMNRTLEDILSLARLGRPSEPPTETDLSALIDAVVDDFRDLGHAVEYQDGQRLIVSLRPALMRRAVRNLIENAVKYGGGGEVLLTSDKDAVQIEVADRGPGIPPDQLVAVFDPFTRLDPSRNRTTGGVGLGLTLARAIVREAGGDIALANREGGGLSATITLPQR from the coding sequence GTGAACCGGCTGGTCCCTCGCAGCCTCACCGGCCAGATCGCGCTGCTCGTCGCGGTCGCGCTGTTCGTGGCGCAGGCGATCAACTTCGCGCTGCTGCTGCGCGAGCGCCGCGCCTATCGCTTCAGCCAGGTCACCGCGCCGGCGATCACCCGGGTGGTCGACGCCGCCGAGCGGCTGCGCGACGGCCGTTTCCGCGAACCGACGGGGGACGGGCGCGAGCGGCAGAAGGGACGCTTGCGGCTGCAGCCGGCCAACCCGATCGAATCCGGGCTGGAGCCGCGCCTCGACGTCGAGGAGGGCATCCGCCAAGCGATGCGCGAATCGAACTTGCCGGTCGGCCGGGTCATCACCGGGCTGCGCCCGATCTCCCCCACCGACCCGCGCTTCGCGCGCATGAACGCGCTGCGTGCCGAGCGGATGAAGCGGATGGGCGCCGAGCTCAGCGTCGCGGTCGAGATTCCGGGCAAGGGCTGGCTGACGATGACCACCGGCTGGCCGCGCACCGAACGCTCGCTGATCTGGCAGCTGATCGCGCAGACGCTGATCCTCTATGCCGTGGTGCTGATCCCGGTGCTGTGGATCGGCCACCGCGTCGCACGCCCGCTGCGCAAGCTCGCGGCGGCGGCGCGGGACTTCAAACCTTCCGATCCGGGCGAGCCGGTCGAGGAGCGCGGCCCGGGGGACGTGCGCGCGGTGATCGCCGCCTACAATACGCTCAGCCGCCGCGTCACCGCGATGCTCGACGAGAAGGACCAGATGCTCGGCGCGATCGGGCACGACCTGCGCACCCCGCTCGCCGCGCTGCGCGTGCGCATCGAGTCGGTCGAGGACGACGAAGACCGCGAGCGGATGGCGGACACGATCGACGAGATGAACCGCACGCTCGAGGATATCCTCAGCCTCGCGCGCCTCGGCCGGCCGAGCGAGCCGCCGACCGAGACCGACCTGTCGGCACTGATCGACGCGGTGGTCGACGACTTCCGCGACCTCGGTCATGCGGTCGAGTATCAGGACGGGCAGCGGCTGATCGTCAGCTTGCGCCCCGCGCTGATGCGGCGGGCGGTACGCAATCTGATCGAGAACGCGGTCAAATATGGCGGCGGGGGCGAGGTGCTGCTGACCTCCGACAAGGACGCCGTGCAAATCGAGGTCGCCGACCGCGGCCCCGGCATCCCGCCCGACCAGCTCGTTGCGGTGTTCGATCCCTTCACCCGGCTCGACCCCTCGCGCAACCGCACCACCGGCGGCGTGGGCCTCGGCCTCACCCTCGCACGCGCGATCGTGCGCGAGGCCGGCGGCGACATCGCTCTGGCCAACCGCGAGGGCGGCGGGCTTTCCGCGACGATCACGCTGCCGCAACGATGA
- the ndk gene encoding nucleoside-diphosphate kinase produces the protein MAANRTFSIIKPDATRRNLTGAVTKMLEEAGLRVVASKRIQMTQEQAEGFYAVHKERPFFNDLVQFMISGPVVVQVLEGENAVQRNRDIMGATNPANADAGTIRKELAESIEANSVHGSDSDENAAIEIAYFFKPEEIVG, from the coding sequence ATGGCCGCGAACCGGACCTTTTCGATCATCAAGCCCGATGCCACCCGCCGCAACCTGACCGGCGCGGTCACCAAGATGCTGGAGGAAGCGGGTCTCCGCGTCGTCGCCTCCAAGCGCATCCAGATGACCCAGGAGCAGGCCGAGGGCTTCTACGCGGTTCACAAGGAGCGCCCCTTCTTCAACGACCTGGTCCAGTTCATGATCTCAGGCCCCGTCGTCGTGCAGGTGCTCGAGGGCGAGAACGCGGTGCAGCGCAACCGCGACATCATGGGCGCGACCAACCCGGCCAATGCCGACGCCGGCACGATCCGCAAGGAGCTGGCCGAATCGATCGAGGCGAACTCGGTCCATGGTTCGGACTCGGACGAGAATGCGGCGATCGAGATCGCCTATTTCTTCAAGCCGGAAGAGATCGTCGGCTGA